CGCTCGACTACACGTTTCTGGATGCCGACTATCAGGCCCAGTACGCGGCCGAGCGGCGGGTGGCGGTGCTCGCCCGCTACTTCGCCGGGCTGGCCATTCTCATTTCCGCCCTGGGCCTGCTGGGGCTGGCGGCCTTCACCGCCGAGCGGCGGCGCAAGGAAATCGGCATCCGCAAGGCCCTGGGCGCAAGCGAGCTGGGTATCGTCTGGTTGTTGACCAGCAGCCTGACCGGGCTGGTTGTCGTGGCCATCGCGCTGGCGCTGCCCCTGAGCTACTTGCTGCTGCAGCGGTGGTTGGAAGGCTTTGCCTACCGCGTGGCGTGGCAGTGGTGGTACTTCGCGGCAGCCGGCACGGGGGCCCTGCTTATCGCCTGGCTCACCGTAGGCGTGCAGGCCTGGCGAGCCGCCCGCCGCAATCCCGTGCTGAGCCTGCGGGCCGAGTGATAGAAGAATAGGATGGCCGCTCTGAACTACCAAAAGCTAGGCGACCAATCTCGGCGACTCTCGGGCGGAGCTGCTGCGAGGTGAGGCCTGGGAGGCGGCGCGGGAGTCGGTAGCCCGCGCCTTGGACCGTTCACTCGACCCGGCCGTGGAGCTGGCCCGGCTCCAAGCGCAGCTACGGGCCGCCTACACGGAAATGAGTTAAAATTTGCCTCACAATACCGCGTTCCAAGTGCTGAAGCAGGATGGGCAGCCCTACGTGCGGATGAGCCCACTGCCCGCTCAGGAAGAGCCGGCCAATTTGACGCACTTGCTCGAGCAACTGGCAAGGCAATTGTCCCACGTTGAACTGGCGGCGCTGCTGTTGGAAGTAGTACTTAAATCACTTACCTTAGTTCGCTGTCCGTTTTTACTGGACTACCCCAAACGTCACTCAGCGAATTGGCCTACCGATACTTTCTGTTCCTACCCCAGCGATGCGGGCGAGATGCTTGCCTGCGGTCTGCATGACGTGCTTCTAATTTCCAAAGCCCAACCCGTTTACCGGTTCAGAATCGTTTTATTCCGGTTCAGTTTCAGGTCTTGCAGCAGGCTGCTTTTGGCGGCGATGGTGAAATTATAGCCCCGGTAGGGCCCCACCGGTATCCAGAAGCCCGAAATCTGCCAGCAGTGCAGGTCGCGGGTGAAGTTGACATTGGGGTAGACGAACGTGTTTTGGGTAAAATTGTAGTTGAGCGTGGTGCTCAGGCGCAAGTTGGTGGTGAGCTTAACCGAGCCGCTGGCCGTAACGGAGCTGCCCGAGAGCAGCGGCAGCGAGCCATAGAGAATGGGCCGAATAGGGGCCGCCGCCGTGGTGTAGCTGGCCGTGTAGCTCATGGTGGCCTCCCACGGAATATTGAAGTCGATGTAGTCGGCGTAGATGGCCTGGGGTAGGGGCGAACCCAGCACGGGGTCGTTGCTGGGGGCCACGGTTCGCGGCACGTTGGCCTTGCTCTTAGGGCGGGCGGCGGGGTTAAACTGGTAGCCCAGGTTCAGGTTGGCGTTCAGCAGGCGGGCCAGGCGCAGCCGGCTCAGGTTGGCTTGGTCCTGAAACAGGTAGCGGCCGAGCAGCTGCCCGGTCGAGTCGCGCTGGTGAAAATCAAAGGCCGAGCTGAACACCACGTTGAGCTTTTTGGCCACCTGCACGCGGTAGTTCAGGTTGAGGGGCGAAAGGCGCTGGTAGGGTAGGGCCGCCGCGAAGTTGTAGGCCACGCTCAGGTCGATGCCATCGGCCAGGCTCACCTTCTTATACGGGTTGGTGCCGGTGGTGTCCTGGCTGTTGCGCACCTTCATCTCAATCTGGTTCTGCACGCTGAGCGAGAGCTGGCTCACGCGGGCGCTGGTGGGCGTGCCGTATACGAAGCCCTGGTAGCGCGAGAAGGTCCGCGGGTCCAGAATGCGGGTAGTATAAGCGTTCTGGAGGTTGTCGAACGCCAGTTGTCCCTTGGCATTATCACCGTTGCCAAAAGCGGTATATTGCGAGTTTTTGGCCAAATCGGGCGAAAACGAGTAGCTCAGGCTCGGCGTCACCTTGTGCCGGATGGCCTTCACGTAGTGGTTGCCCTTGAACTGCACCAGCCCGTAGAAGCTGGTAGTGCCCGACACGCTGCCCGAGTACGAGTACGCCCGCTCGAAGCTCGGCGAGATGGTGTCAATCCGAATGGCATTGGCCCGGTCCCGGAATGTATAGTTGAGCCGCTGGAAATACCACGTCTCGCCGTAGCTGACGGAGGGCGTTACCTGGATGTGGTGGCCCAGCAGCGCCGCCGAGGGTAGGGTTATCTGAAACTGGTGCTGGATGCCATTCTGAGCATTGCGCAGCAGTTGGCCGATGCTTTTGAGGCCCACCGGAATGGTGTAGCTCGTGCTGCTGCCGCCCAGCAGGGGCAGGTCGCCGGCCAGGGTGCGGGCCGGCACCAGGCTGCTGATACGGTTCTGGGCCACCAGGTTGTAGCTCACCGCAAACTGCTCGTACCAGGCCCCGTGCGGCTGAACACCCAGCCACTGGTACGGGTACTGCCGGGCCACGCCCACGTTGAGGGAGGGGAGGGTGAAATCCATCACGCCCGTCTGCACGTTTTGGCTCTGGGCCAGTTGGATGGAGTAGTTGATGGGCAACCGGCGCGAGGTCTTGCTGTAGCTCACCGTCGAGTTGAAGCTAGCCGAGAGCAGTTGCCGGGCATTGAGCGTGTTCACCTTATTATACGACGAGCTGCCCGCCTGCACGCTGGCCGAGAACGTGCCGCCGCCCGGCAGGGGGGTAGGCGAGTGGCTCCAGCTTATCCAGAAGGTATTAATGGAGTTGGCGTAGGGATACTCCGTATTCGCCACCGTAGTGCTGCTGAGAATAGGAGCCACCGGCTGGTTGGCGTAGGTGAAGCGAAAGCTACCCTGGTACTTGTAGCGCTTGCGGTACGTCAGCTCGGTAGAAAGGCCGTAGCCACCGATGCGGTCGGCATTGCCGGCGTAGATGTCGCCCGTGATGCGCACGCCGATGTAGTCGTTGGGGGCCCAGTAGTAGCCGCCATTCGTGAGCGAGTAGCCCCGCTGCGCGCCCTGCCCGAAGGTGGGGATAATGAAGCCCGACCCGCGCCCACTGTGGGGGGTAGGGAAGTAGCCAAACGGCAGCCCGATGGGTAGCGGCACGTCGGCAATGACCATGTGAAACGGCCCGGTAATTACCTTCTGGCCCGGCACCACCTTCATGCGCTTCGCCTGAATGTAGAAGTGCGGATGCGCCAGGTTGCAGGTGGTGTAGCGCCCGTTCAGGCCGTAGAAGTCGTTGTCGGGCAGCTTCTTCACCACTTCGGCGTGCACAAAACCCTCGCCCTGCTGGGTCACGACCTCCGCGATTTTGCCCTTCTTGGATTTGAAGTTGTAGTTAATCTTACCCGCCGAGTACGTCCCCTCCGCGTCCTTGAACAGCGGCTGGTCCATCATGCGGTTTTTCACCGTGTCGCGCCGGCCCACGGCCTGCACCGTGTTATCGCCGTAGTTGATGGTGATGAGGGCCGCCTTGAGGCTCATCGTCCCGTAATCCACACTCGCCTTGCTATAAAGCTTGGCTATTTTCTCGTCCACGTTAAACTGAATCGAGTCCTTGGCGGCGTACTTCACGGTCGTCTCGACTTGGCTGCGGCGCTTGAGCAGCACCACGTTGAGCGAGTCGCGCACGCGGCGGCTGGTGTCGGCCAGCAAGCCAGTGCTGTCGGGGGTAATGGCTGGGGCGGGCTTGCGCGACACACCCGGTAGGGCCGGCTGGCCGGGGTTGGCCACGCCGGGTGGGGGCGGGCTCTGGGGCGCGTTGCGGTCAAAGTTGAGGTCGCGCACCGGCTGGGTCGGGGCTGAGCCCGGCCGCTGGGGATTGCTGGGCGTGGCCCCGCTGGGCGGCCCGCTGGCCGGGAAAGTCTGCGTCGGGGTTTGAGCGCGGGCCGGAGCCAGGCAACCCAGCCCCAGCCACAGGCCCACCGCCGCCGCCAGCCCCCAGCGGCTGCGGCCGAAAAGACCCGCAAAAAATGTATAAAAGAAAAGCAAGTTAGCTAAAGCCACCGGGTGAATTACTTTTGAGGCTTACTACAAAGATAAGAGGCTGCCTACCCCAGCAAAGGTTGCCTGCGGCCAGTTTTTTCTCAACGACCAACGTGCGAATTATTGCGCTTTTTTTAGCCGTTAGCTGTCAGCTGCTAGCCGTTAGCTTGCCCGCGGTGCCTATGCGCAGAGGGCTATTGGCCGGAGAATTACAAACCGTGGAAGACAGCGTTAAGGACGACGAAAAAGTTGATAGCCAGCTGCTAACAGCTAACAGCCCTAGCAAAGGCTACCGCCTGCGCACGGTGGTGCTCGATGCCGGCCACGGCGGCAAAGACATTGGCTGCAACGGCCTTAATACCCACGAGGCCGATGTGGCGCTGGCCATCATCAAAGACCTGGGCCGGCGGATTGAGGCCGGCTCGCCGGGCGTAAGGGTGATTTACACCCGCAAAACCAACGTGTTTATCCCGCTGGATGAGCGCGCTGCCATCGCCAACCGCCACCACGCCGACCTCTTCATCTCGGTGCATTGCAACGCCGGCCCCCAGGGCTCGCACGGCACCGAGGTCTGGACGATGGGCCTGCACAAAACCACCGCCAACCTGGGCGTAGCCCAGCGCGAAAATTCGGTTATTCTGCAAGAAAAAGACTATAAAAGCCGCTACAACGGTTTTGACCCGCACTCACCGCAGTCGCATATCCTGTTCTCGCTTTTTCAGAGTGCCTACATCACCAACTCGCTGCGCCTGGCCCAGCGTATCGACCAGCAATTTCGCGGTAGCGTGGGGCGCAGCTCACGCGGGGTGAAGCAGGCCGGTTTCATTGTGCTCTGGAAATCTACCATGCCCTCGGTGCTGGTGGAGGCGGGCTTTTTGACCGACCACAGCGAGGAAAAGTACCTGCGCGACCAGGCCGGACAACAAGCCATCGCCGGCGGCATCTACCGGGCCTTTCGGGCGTATAAGCGCGACCTGGAGGGCGGGCCGGCCGAGTAGGCTATAGTTGGGCTTAGCGCCCGCCCCAACATCCATACCTGATTTGCCGTTAAGGGCAATAGACCGGGCCCTAATGCAACTAAACCGGGTGGCCCGCGCATCCAGTAACTGGCTTACTTCAGCTTAAATATACTTTCCTGTGTCTAAAGAAATAAAAGTGGGCCTGTTGGCCGTAGTGGCGTTGGTAGCCCTGGCCGTCGGGTTCAGCTTTCTGCGGGGTAGCAACCTATTATCCAGCGACCGCACCTACTACGCCATTTATCCCAACGTGGACGGCCTCAACGTGGGAGCCCCGGTTATTCTCAACGGCATCAAGGTAGGGCAGGTGAAGAACCTGGAGCTGCAACCCACCCACGACAATACCGTGCGCGCCGCGCTGGAGCTGGAAAAGGGCCTGCAACTCGGCGACTCGACCGTGGCCTCGCTGGGCGGTTCGCTGCTGGGCTCTAAAACCATTAACCTGACGTTGGGCCGCGACAGCAAGAAGTTCAGTGGCGGCGAAGATTTGCAAACGACTTCTTCGGCGGGTATCGCCGGCATCGCGGCGGCTTTGCAGGCCCGCGCCCTACCCCTGATTTCCAGCCTGGACTCTACGTTGCAACACGTGAACGGTATTATTAATAAGGATGCCGAAACCAACATTCGGGGAACGCTGGTCGGCGCGCGCGCGAGCACGGTAGCCTTGCAGCAGCTCATTGTGGCCAACCAGGCTAATATCAACGAGATAACCCGCAATTTTGCCCAGATGAGCAAGGCGCTGAATAAGACCACTGGTAAGCTCGACCGCATCGTTAGCAATTTTGGACAGCTTTCCGACTCGCTCAGGAGCGCGCCCGTAGGCCCGGCCCTGCGTAACCTGAACTCGACGCTGGTAGAAGCCCAAACCTCGCTGAAGGGCGTGAGCGCGGCGCTGACCGATAAAAAGGGGTCGCTAGGCAAGCTTATTAACGATTCGACGCTCTATCGCAATCTGAACGCCACGGCCGCCAGCTCCAATGAGCTGATTCAGGACCTGCAAGCCAACCCTAAGCGCTACGTGCATTTCTCGGTGTTCGGGGGCGGCGGTAAGGACAAAGTCAAGAAGGAAACCACCAAGAGTCCCGATGGCACGGTGAAGACCGAAACTAAGCAGGTGACGACTCCCCCGGCCGTTACCAACTAGGCCCGGCGAGTGCCCGTCGTATCTTTGAAACCCGCCCGCCAGGGCGGGTTTTTTCTTGTTCCCTACCCCTCCCACCCAGCCTGTTGGTTATGAATATTGAGTTTAATCGCAACGAAGACCATCTAAAGCAGCTCACCTTTCAGCTTCGCAAAAAACTCGAAAAAGTAGCTCTCGGCGGCGGCGAAAAGCGCTTGGCCGCGCACCGCGCCAAGGGCAAGCTCACTGCCCGCGAGCGCATCGCCTACCTGCTGGACAAGGGCGCGGCCCAGGTCGAAATCGGGGCCCTGGCCGGCGAGGGCATGTACGAGGAAGAAGGCGGCTGCCCAGGGGGCGGCGTAGTTGTCGTAATGGGCTATGTGCAGGGCCGCCAATGCGTGGTAGTGGCTAACGATGCCACCGTGAAGGCCGGCGCGTGGTTTCCCATCACGGCCAAAAAGAACCTGCGCGCCCAGGAAATCAGCATGGAAAACCGGCTGCCGATTATCTACCTGGTGGATTCGGCGGGCGTGTACCTGCCCATGCAGGACGAGATTTTCCCGGATAAAGAGCACTTCGGCCGAATCTTCCGCAACAACGCGGTGATGTCGAGCATGGGCATCGTGCAGATTTCGGCCATTATGGGCCCCTGCGTGGCGGGTGGGGCCTACCTGCCCATCATGAGCGACGAGGCGATGATAGTGAGCGGCACCGGCTCGGTGTTTTTGGCCGGCTCATACCTGGTAAAATCCGCCATCGGCGAAACCATTGATAATGAAGCGCTGGGTGGCGCGGCCATGCACTCCGAAGTATCGGGCGTGACGGACTATAAGTTCGACACCGACGAGGAGGCGCTCGACCACATCCGCAACATCTTCGATAAGCTGGGCGCTACCCCCACCGCCGGCTTCAACCGCGCCGCGCCTACCCCCCCCGCGCTGCCCGAAGCCGCGCTGTACGGCCAACTGCCCAGCGACCGCGCCAAGCCCTACGACATGATGGAAATCATTAACCGGCTGGTCGATAACTCGGAGTTTGAGCCCTACAAGGACCTTTACGGCCAGACGCTCATCTGCGGGTTGGCGCGCATCGAGGGCTGGGCGGTGGGCATCGTGGCCAACCAGCGCAAAATCGTGAAGAGCAAGAAAACCGGGATGCAGATGGGCGGCGTCATCTACTCCGACTCGGCCGACAAGGCGGCTCGCTTCATTATGAACTGCAACCAGAAGCGCATCCCGCTGGTGTTTCTGCACGACGTGTCGGGCTTCATGGTGGGCTCGGCCAGCGAGCAGGGCGGCATCATCAAAGACGGCGCGAAGATGGTCAACGCAATGGCCAACAGCGTAGTACCGAAGTTCACGGTCATCATCGGCAACAGCTACGGCGCGGGCAACTACGCCATGTGCGGCAAAGCCTACGACCCGCGCCTCATCGTGGCCTGGCCCAGCGCCCAGCTCGCCGTAATGAGCGGCGCGGCGGCGGCCAACACGCTGCTGCAAATCCAGGTGGCTTCGCTGAAATCGAAGGGTAAGGAAATTACCCCCGAAGCCGAAAAGGAACTGCTGGATACCATCAAAGCCCGCTACGAGGAGCAATTATCGCCTTATTATGCCGCAGCGCGGTTGTGGGTCGATGCCGTGATTGACCCGGCGGAAACGCGCCGGGTGCTTTCGGAGGGGATAAGCGCAGCGAATCATGCGCCGATTGAGCGGGCGTATAATGTGGGGGTTATTCAGGTGTGATAATAATTCTGCTGGAATACAACAGGATAAATCATTCTTTACCCACTCAAATCATTTTTCCCATTTCAAGCATGAAAATGAAATTACTGTTGACCATCTTATTTGCTCTTAGCTACACTATTACTGTCCTTGCTCAATCATCTCGAACTGATATGATGATTGTTGGGTCTGACCATTTTAGTCAGACTTACAAAAAGGGCAACCCAAATACGGACGTGCTAACACCCACAGGGCAACAAGGAATGGCCCGCTTTACGGCATCATTGGCCCGATACAAGCCGGATATGTTGGTAGTAGAAAGCTTACCTGAAAAGCAAGCCGAGATAGATAGTCTCTACCTGCTGTACGTGCAAGACAAGCTAAATCTGATGACGTTGCCCGACAGCCGGAGCGAAATATACCAACTCGCTTTCCGGTTGGGTAAACAGCTACAGCTGCCCAGGATATACTGTGTTAATGCTCCCGGAGGCACCTCGCAAAGTATTCTGAAGAAGGGTGATAATATTGAACTGTACCAGAATGCCACTACCGAACTGCGCAAAGTAGTAGCCGAAATATCAACTGCGCTACAAAATGGCACCCTGTCACTATATGATTATCTGGTAACCATTAATCAGCCAAAGATATACAATATTGTCTACCAGTTGCGATATATAACTCCTGCTCGTGTTATCAACGGGAAGTTCGTAAATCCTGATAACATGGTGGATACCGTTTTTGTGAATCCAAAATACATTGGCGCAGAATTAATATCCGTTTTTAAAAATCGAGATTATAAAATTTATTCCAATATCGTAGTTCGAGCTATGCAAGTAAAGCCCAAGCGTATTATGGCATTATTTGGGGCCGCCCACATTGGTTCTCTGAACAATATTTTCACTGACGACCCAGATTATCAAGTAGTACAGGCTAGCAAGTATTTGAAAAAATGAGAAATATTTCAACCCTACATTATCAGTAATTATTATGGATTTACTGCCTAATATTCACCCTGGTGAAGTCCTCCAAGAGAAGTTCTTAGATGAACTTAAGTTAACTGCTTATCGCTTGGCACAAGACGTAGGTATTCCCCAAACCCGCCTATCGGAAATCCTGAAACGCAAGCGTCGCATCACCGCCGACACGGCACTGCGTCTCGGCCGCTACTTCGGCAATTCACCTAAGTTCTGGCTAGGGTTGCAAAATGATTATGATTTGGAAGAAGAACAGCGTAATTATACTCTTGAGCTAGAGCGTATTCAGGTGTTCATTCCCAGAATCGCCTAGGTCTTTCAGCTAAACGTTCAGACGGCAAGCTAAAGCTTATTCTACTTCCGCGTTTCCAGAAACGCGATAACGTCCGCCAGTTCCTTCTCCGAAATTACGCCGCCGTAGGCGGGCATGTTGCCGCCGCCGTTTACGATGCGGATGCGCAGTTCATCGGTTTTGAGGCGGCGGCCCACTTCCGTTAGCTCGGGGCCGCGGTGGCCGCCGTGGCCGTCCACGAGGTGACAGTAGATGCAGCCTTTGTTGTAAAACAGGCCCGCGCCCGCCACTATTTGCGGATTATGCGAGTTGATGAGCTTGGTGGTCAAGGGCTTGGCATCAAACTTAGGTGACCAGGGCGCTTGCTCGCCCAGCACGAGTAGGGCAAACACCAGCGTCACCACCGTGCCCGCGCCGAACACCGCCCAGGGCCGCCGCAGGGGGCTGCGCTCGCCAGCATTGGAAATAAAGGGTAGGGCCAGTAGCGCCAGCACCGTGAGCAGCGGCGCGATAATGATGAGGTAGGACTCGATGGCCGGCGGCATCAGAGCGTAGAGTGCGAAGATGGGCAGCATGTACCAGTCGGGGGCCGGGTTGGTATAGATGGTGGCCGGGGAGGGCGGCTGCGTTAACTCGGGCGGGCCAAACACGAGGGCCAGCGTGAAAATGCCCATGATAACGGCCACGCTGAAGGCCACGTCGCGCCAGGCGGCGTAGGGCCAGAACGGTACGCCCACCTTGTTGAGCATGTCCTGATACCACTTGCGGTAGGTTTTGGGGTCCACGAGCTGGCCCGCTTTAGCGGGCTCCGACACGCCGTTGCGAAACACCAGGTACAGGTGGAAGCCCACCAGCCCGAACAACAGGGCCGGAAACAGCAGCGTGTGATAGGAGTAAAACCGGCTCAGCGACTGCCCGCCGATAGTGTCGCCGCCCAGCAGCAGCCGGGCCACGTAGGTGCCGATAATTGGCACCCTACCTGCCTGTTCGGCCGCTACTACCGCCGACCACACGCCGTTGGAATCCCAGCGCAGCAGCTGCCCAGTAAAGCCCATTGCCAAAGTCAGGAAGAGCAGGAAAACCCCACTTATCCAGCTCATTTCGCGCGGAAACTTATACGAGGCCGTGATGTAAACCCGCAGCATGTGGATGCCCACCAGCACTATCATGCCCGACGCCCCGAAGTAGTGAACGCCCCGCAGCAAGCGCCCAAAAACTGCCTGGTGGGTAATGAATTCCAGCGACTTATAGGCCGCCGCCGACGTTGGCTGGTACAGCAGCGTGAGGGCTACCCCCGTCACCACCTGCAAGATGAGGCAAAACAGCGTGGCGCTGCCAAACACGTAGCTCCACTTGGCCCCCGGCGGCACCAGGTGCTTGGCCAGCGGCATCAGCGTATCGGAGATGCCCAGCCGGTCGTCGAGCCAGGCCCCGGCTTTTTGTAAAAAACTCATAAACTGCGGGATAGGCTAGGAATATAGGAGTAGGGATTTAGGGAAAAAGTGCTGGAATGTTGTGCTGATAAAGCCGTTGGAACAGGCTGCCGGCTTTTCGCCGGCTGTCTGCTCGTCGTTCGCGGCATCTGTTCTTTCAGAGAGCGGACAGCCGGCAAAAAGCCGGCAGCCCGCCCCACGCCCCAACCATAAAGCTGCAACAGACCACTCAGCTCGTCATATTCGTAATCGGAATCGGCGCGGTCAATAGCTCCACGTCGTTATTGCCTGCCACCCGGATGTGGTACTGCGTGAGGCCTTGGGGCGGCGGCCCAGCGGCCACGGTGCCGTCTTTGTAATAAATGCCGCCGTGGCAGGGGCACATAAACAGGCCCGCGCCCTGCTCCCAGCGCACGGGGCAGCCCAAGTG
The genomic region above belongs to Hymenobacter psoromatis and contains:
- a CDS encoding putative LPS assembly protein LptD, with protein sequence MLFFYTFFAGLFGRSRWGLAAAVGLWLGLGCLAPARAQTPTQTFPASGPPSGATPSNPQRPGSAPTQPVRDLNFDRNAPQSPPPPGVANPGQPALPGVSRKPAPAITPDSTGLLADTSRRVRDSLNVVLLKRRSQVETTVKYAAKDSIQFNVDEKIAKLYSKASVDYGTMSLKAALITINYGDNTVQAVGRRDTVKNRMMDQPLFKDAEGTYSAGKINYNFKSKKGKIAEVVTQQGEGFVHAEVVKKLPDNDFYGLNGRYTTCNLAHPHFYIQAKRMKVVPGQKVITGPFHMVIADVPLPIGLPFGYFPTPHSGRGSGFIIPTFGQGAQRGYSLTNGGYYWAPNDYIGVRITGDIYAGNADRIGGYGLSTELTYRKRYKYQGSFRFTYANQPVAPILSSTTVANTEYPYANSINTFWISWSHSPTPLPGGGTFSASVQAGSSSYNKVNTLNARQLLSASFNSTVSYSKTSRRLPINYSIQLAQSQNVQTGVMDFTLPSLNVGVARQYPYQWLGVQPHGAWYEQFAVSYNLVAQNRISSLVPARTLAGDLPLLGGSSTSYTIPVGLKSIGQLLRNAQNGIQHQFQITLPSAALLGHHIQVTPSVSYGETWYFQRLNYTFRDRANAIRIDTISPSFERAYSYSGSVSGTTSFYGLVQFKGNHYVKAIRHKVTPSLSYSFSPDLAKNSQYTAFGNGDNAKGQLAFDNLQNAYTTRILDPRTFSRYQGFVYGTPTSARVSQLSLSVQNQIEMKVRNSQDTTGTNPYKKVSLADGIDLSVAYNFAAALPYQRLSPLNLNYRVQVAKKLNVVFSSAFDFHQRDSTGQLLGRYLFQDQANLSRLRLARLLNANLNLGYQFNPAARPKSKANVPRTVAPSNDPVLGSPLPQAIYADYIDFNIPWEATMSYTASYTTAAAPIRPILYGSLPLLSGSSVTASGSVKLTTNLRLSTTLNYNFTQNTFVYPNVNFTRDLHCWQISGFWIPVGPYRGYNFTIAAKSSLLQDLKLNRNKTILNR
- a CDS encoding N-acetylmuramoyl-L-alanine amidase family protein, with translation MRRGLLAGELQTVEDSVKDDEKVDSQLLTANSPSKGYRLRTVVLDAGHGGKDIGCNGLNTHEADVALAIIKDLGRRIEAGSPGVRVIYTRKTNVFIPLDERAAIANRHHADLFISVHCNAGPQGSHGTEVWTMGLHKTTANLGVAQRENSVILQEKDYKSRYNGFDPHSPQSHILFSLFQSAYITNSLRLAQRIDQQFRGSVGRSSRGVKQAGFIVLWKSTMPSVLVEAGFLTDHSEEKYLRDQAGQQAIAGGIYRAFRAYKRDLEGGPAE
- a CDS encoding MlaD family protein — protein: MSKEIKVGLLAVVALVALAVGFSFLRGSNLLSSDRTYYAIYPNVDGLNVGAPVILNGIKVGQVKNLELQPTHDNTVRAALELEKGLQLGDSTVASLGGSLLGSKTINLTLGRDSKKFSGGEDLQTTSSAGIAGIAAALQARALPLISSLDSTLQHVNGIINKDAETNIRGTLVGARASTVALQQLIVANQANINEITRNFAQMSKALNKTTGKLDRIVSNFGQLSDSLRSAPVGPALRNLNSTLVEAQTSLKGVSAALTDKKGSLGKLINDSTLYRNLNATAASSNELIQDLQANPKRYVHFSVFGGGGKDKVKKETTKSPDGTVKTETKQVTTPPAVTN
- a CDS encoding acyl-CoA carboxylase subunit beta gives rise to the protein MNIEFNRNEDHLKQLTFQLRKKLEKVALGGGEKRLAAHRAKGKLTARERIAYLLDKGAAQVEIGALAGEGMYEEEGGCPGGGVVVVMGYVQGRQCVVVANDATVKAGAWFPITAKKNLRAQEISMENRLPIIYLVDSAGVYLPMQDEIFPDKEHFGRIFRNNAVMSSMGIVQISAIMGPCVAGGAYLPIMSDEAMIVSGTGSVFLAGSYLVKSAIGETIDNEALGGAAMHSEVSGVTDYKFDTDEEALDHIRNIFDKLGATPTAGFNRAAPTPPALPEAALYGQLPSDRAKPYDMMEIINRLVDNSEFEPYKDLYGQTLICGLARIEGWAVGIVANQRKIVKSKKTGMQMGGVIYSDSADKAARFIMNCNQKRIPLVFLHDVSGFMVGSASEQGGIIKDGAKMVNAMANSVVPKFTVIIGNSYGAGNYAMCGKAYDPRLIVAWPSAQLAVMSGAAAANTLLQIQVASLKSKGKEITPEAEKELLDTIKARYEEQLSPYYAAARLWVDAVIDPAETRRVLSEGISAANHAPIERAYNVGVIQV
- a CDS encoding DUF5694 domain-containing protein; protein product: MKMKLLLTILFALSYTITVLAQSSRTDMMIVGSDHFSQTYKKGNPNTDVLTPTGQQGMARFTASLARYKPDMLVVESLPEKQAEIDSLYLLYVQDKLNLMTLPDSRSEIYQLAFRLGKQLQLPRIYCVNAPGGTSQSILKKGDNIELYQNATTELRKVVAEISTALQNGTLSLYDYLVTINQPKIYNIVYQLRYITPARVINGKFVNPDNMVDTVFVNPKYIGAELISVFKNRDYKIYSNIVVRAMQVKPKRIMALFGAAHIGSLNNIFTDDPDYQVVQASKYLKK
- a CDS encoding HigA family addiction module antitoxin; this encodes MDLLPNIHPGEVLQEKFLDELKLTAYRLAQDVGIPQTRLSEILKRKRRITADTALRLGRYFGNSPKFWLGLQNDYDLEEEQRNYTLELERIQVFIPRIA
- a CDS encoding cytochrome b N-terminal domain-containing protein, coding for MSFLQKAGAWLDDRLGISDTLMPLAKHLVPPGAKWSYVFGSATLFCLILQVVTGVALTLLYQPTSAAAYKSLEFITHQAVFGRLLRGVHYFGASGMIVLVGIHMLRVYITASYKFPREMSWISGVFLLFLTLAMGFTGQLLRWDSNGVWSAVVAAEQAGRVPIIGTYVARLLLGGDTIGGQSLSRFYSYHTLLFPALLFGLVGFHLYLVFRNGVSEPAKAGQLVDPKTYRKWYQDMLNKVGVPFWPYAAWRDVAFSVAVIMGIFTLALVFGPPELTQPPSPATIYTNPAPDWYMLPIFALYALMPPAIESYLIIIAPLLTVLALLALPFISNAGERSPLRRPWAVFGAGTVVTLVFALLVLGEQAPWSPKFDAKPLTTKLINSHNPQIVAGAGLFYNKGCIYCHLVDGHGGHRGPELTEVGRRLKTDELRIRIVNGGGNMPAYGGVISEKELADVIAFLETRK